A genomic segment from Bradyrhizobium diazoefficiens USDA 110 encodes:
- the nodD1 gene encoding transcriptional regulator NodD1, whose translation MRFKGLDLNLLVALDAVMTARNLTAAARKINLSQPAMSAAIARLRTYFRDELFTMRGRELVPTPGAEALAGPVREALLHIQLSIISRDALDPAQSSRRFRVILSDFMTIVFFRRIVDRMAQEAPAVRFELLPFSDEPDDLLRRGEVDFLILPELFMSSAHPKATLFDESLVCVGCRANKQLSRQLTFEQYISMGHVTAKFGRALRPNLEEWFLLEHGLRRRIEVVVQGFSLIPPLLLDTSRIGTMPLRLARHFEKRMPLRIIQPPLPLPTFTEALQWPSFHNTDPASIWMRRILLEEASNMASGDQEPPTRRRC comes from the coding sequence GACTTGATCTAAATCTTCTCGTTGCGCTCGACGCCGTGATGACGGCGCGCAACCTCACAGCGGCGGCTCGCAAAATCAATCTGAGCCAGCCTGCTATGAGCGCTGCGATCGCACGGCTGCGCACCTATTTCCGCGATGAACTCTTTACTATGAGAGGTCGCGAACTCGTCCCGACACCTGGCGCGGAAGCGCTTGCAGGTCCGGTTCGCGAGGCCCTGCTGCACATCCAACTCTCAATCATATCGCGGGACGCGCTCGACCCTGCTCAATCGAGCCGACGCTTCAGGGTCATTCTCTCAGATTTCATGACGATCGTTTTTTTCCGCAGAATTGTGGACCGCATGGCGCAAGAAGCCCCCGCGGTGCGCTTCGAACTGCTGCCATTTTCTGATGAACCGGATGACCTGCTGCGGCGGGGCGAGGTCGACTTTCTCATTCTGCCGGAACTTTTCATGTCGAGCGCGCACCCTAAGGCGACGCTGTTCGACGAGAGCCTCGTATGCGTCGGATGCCGCGCGAACAAGCAGCTATCCCGGCAGCTTACGTTCGAACAATACATCTCGATGGGGCACGTTACTGCCAAGTTCGGACGCGCACTGAGACCGAACCTCGAAGAATGGTTTTTGCTTGAGCACGGCCTGAGGAGACGAATTGAGGTCGTCGTGCAGGGCTTTAGCCTGATTCCGCCCCTGTTGCTAGACACGAGCCGTATCGGCACGATGCCCTTACGACTGGCCAGGCACTTCGAAAAGCGGATGCCGTTGCGGATCATCCAACCGCCCCTCCCCCTGCCCACATTCACAGAGGCCCTGCAGTGGCCCTCATTCCACAATACCGACCCCGCGAGCATCTGGATGCGTCGGATATTGCTCGAGGAAGCATCCAACATGGCATCTGGGGACCAGGAGCCTCCAACTCGCAGGCGCTGTTAG